The following coding sequences lie in one Danio rerio strain Tuebingen ecotype United States chromosome 3, GRCz12tu, whole genome shotgun sequence genomic window:
- the rps2 gene encoding small ribosomal subunit protein uS5, translating to MADDAGGRGGFRGGFGTGGRGRGRGRGRGRGRGRGARGGKSEDKEWVPVTKLGRLVKDMKIKSLEEIYLYSLPIKESEIIDFFLGSALKDEVLKIMPVQKQTRAGQRTRFKAFVAIGDYNGHVGLGVKCSKEVATAIRGAIILAKLSIIPVRRGYWGNKIGKPHTVPCKVTGRCGSVLVRLIPAPRGTGIVSAPVPKKLLMMAGIDDCYTSARGCTATLGNFAKATFDAISKTYSYLTPDLWKETVFTKSPYQEFTDHLAKTHTRVSVQRTQGALPQGTS from the exons ATGGCGGACGACGCCGGTGGTAGAGGAGGTTTTCGCGGAGGTTTCGGCACTGGCGGCCGGGGTCGCGGTCGTGGCCGCGGCAGGGGCCGTGGAAGAGGCCGCGGTGCCCGGGGAGGAAAATCCGAAGATAAGGAG TGGGTGCCTGTGACCAAACTTGGTCGTCTGGTGAAGGACATGAAGATCAAGTCCCTGGAGGAGATCTATCTGTATTCTCTGCCAATCAAG GAGTCTGAGATCATTGACTTCTTCTTGGGATCGGCGCTGAAGGATGAAGTCCTGAAGATCATGCCTGTCCAGAAACAGACCAGGGCCGGTCAGCGCACCAGGTTTAAG GCCTTTGTTGCTATCGGTGACTACAATGGCCATGTTGGTCTGGGGGTGAAGTGCTCTAAAGAAGTGGCCACCGCTATCCGAGGAGCCATCATCCTGGCCAAGCTGTCCATCATTCCCGTCAGAAGAGGATACTGGGGTAACAAGATCGGAAAGCCACACACCGTGCCATGCAAG GTGACCGGTCGCTGTGGTTCAGTCCTGGTGCGTCTCATTCCTGCTCCCCGTGGTACTGGTATCGTGTCTGCTCCTGTGCCCAAGAAGCTGCTGATGATGGCTGGTATTGACGACTGCTACACCTCTGCCAGGGGCTGCACCGCTACTCTGGGCAACTTTG CCAAGGCCACCTTTGACGCGATCTCAAAGACCTACAGCTACCTGACCCCTGATCTCTGGAAGGAAACAGTGTTCACCAAGTCTCCTTACCAG GAATTCACTGATCATCTGGCCAAGACTCACACCAGGGTCTCCGTTCAGAGGACTCAGGGAGCTCTTCCTCAGGGAACCTCCTAA
- the ndufb10 gene encoding NADH dehydrogenase [ubiquinone] 1 beta subcomplex subunit 10 (The RefSeq protein has 2 substitutions compared to this genomic sequence): MPQDYNKDAYPEPPSRTPMENKQTAVPNPAVLITKVFYYTVDLPVSTFRGIVERFRGDKKAYYYHQKFRRVPELTQCQQGDFLCYYEAEMQWRRDYKVDQEIVKVMQNRLKACQQREGHSYVQNCQKEIKQFKETSQAFQSRYGDLGAYGSARKCLMKQKERMMKEAQKE, from the exons ATGCCGCAGGATTACAATAAAGATGCGTATCCAGAGCCTCCCTCTCGGACTCCGATGGAGAATAAACAAACGGCGGTACCGAATCCCGCTGTGCTGATTACAAAGGTCTTCTACTACACGGTGGATCTGCCAGTGAGCACATTCAGAG GCATCGTTGAGAGCTTTCGTGGGGATAAAAAGGCCTACTACTACCACCAGAAGTTTCGCCGTGTTCCTGAACTGACCCAATGCCAGCAGGGAGATTTTCTGTGCTATTATGAGGCTGAAATGCAATGGAGGAGAGACTA TAAGGTGGATCAGGAGATTGTGAAGGTGATGCAGAATCGCCTGAAGGCCTGTCAGCAGCGTGAGGGTCACAGCTACGTGCAGAACTGCCAAAAGGAAATTAAGCAGTTTAAAGAAACATCCCTGGCCTTTCAGTCACGCT ATGGGGACCTGGGTGCATACGGAAGCGCACGGAAGTGTTTGATGAAACAGAAGGAGAGAATGATGAAAGAGGCGCAGAAGGAATAA
- the gaa gene encoding lysosomal alpha-glucosidase isoform X1: MAIIRCLNTFAVLTCVLLIIVYEDNTICVAFSPSKERQHSSNISYRIIKAQKYSHNVSTVPRDQCGIAVERRIDCARDRSLSRAECESRGCCYLPLPQSGLRGPPWCFYTVFYPGYKMGPMLPTERGHRAILTRSAPSYLPRDIHTLQLDVMAETQDRLHLTLKDPTSPRYEVPFVKSQSKGHKSMENPLYDVDFQPEPFGFSVRRKSNGRVLLNTTIGPLLFADQYLQLSTSLASSTVSGLGEHYTPITLDLDWSSVSLWNRDMAPHRSANLYGSHPFFLVQEGDGQAHGVFLLNSNAMEVFMQPAPALTWVTIGGILDFFIFLGPSPQSVIQQYQEVIGYPMMPPYWSLGFHLCRWGYTSTNITRTVVQLMRQAKIPLDVQWNDLDYADQRRVFTFDPQRFGDLPQMVEDFHQLGMKYVLILDPGISSASPPGSYKPFDDGLKKGVFINNSTGQILIGKVWPGPTAFPDFTNPTTQDWWMDWIKDFYNKVPVDGLWIDMNEPSNFVQGSVDGCPDSELEKPPYTPGVIGGQLNSGTLCVSAQQYLSNHYNLHNLYGLTEAIATHRALLKVKKTRPFVLSRSSFPGLGRFSAHWTGDVRSDWEQLRFSIPAVLLFGLYGIPLVGADVCGFGGDTNEELCVRWTQLGAFYPFMRNHNDRPNAPQEPYVFSQRAQDAMRMVINLRYSLLPFLYTLFHHAHTSASTVARPLFLQFPTDPDCRSIDRQFLWGSSLLISPVLEQGAVEVMAYLPPGTWYSLHNGQTYYSKGQYIVFPASLDTIIVHVRERSIIPQQAPALTTAISRKNPFTLTVGLSVGNLAKGELFWDDGESLDTFERGDYSYLLFFAEESYVVSKPIKLNGSLDGLVLGEVRVFGVQTPPTAVWANGQKVPDFSYRLDTKVLTVAGLELPMTAKITIQWS, translated from the exons ATGGCCATAATTAGATGTTTAAACACATTTGCAGTACTGACTTGTGTACTTCTTATCATTGTGTATGAAGACAACACTATTTGTGTTGCATTTTCACCATCAAAAGAAAGGCAGCATAGTTCAAATATCTCATACAGGATCATTAAAGCACAGAAGTACAGTCATAATGTATCAACTGTTCCTAGAGATCAGTGTGGCATAGCTGTGGAGCGCCGCATTGACTGTGCTAGGGACAGATCTTTGAGTCGGGCTGAATGTGAAAGCAGAGGATGCTGTTATTTGCCCCTGCCTCAGTCTGGATTAAGAGGACCACCGTGGTGTTTCTACACAGTCTTCTACCCAGGATACAAAATGGGGCCCATGTTGCCTACAGAACGGGGCCACAGGGCCATTCTCACTCGTTCAGCACCTTCATACCTGCCCCGGGACATCCACACACTGCAGCTAGATGTGATGGCTGAGACTCAGGATCGTCTTCATCTCACT TTGAAGGATCCTACATCTCCACGATATGAGGTTCCCTTTGTGAAGTCCCAATCCAAAGGCCACAAGAGCATGGAAAATCCACTTTATGATGTTGATTTCCAGCCAGAACCATTTGGGTTTAGTGTACGGCGAAAATCCAATGGCCGTGTTCT TCTGAACACTACAATAGGCCCTCTGCTGTTTGCAGATCAGTATCTCCAGCTCTCTACCAGCCTGGCTTCCTCTACAGTCTCGGGACTGGGTGAACATTACACTCCCATCACGCTGGACCTCGACTGGAGCTCTGTTTCATTATGGAACAGAGACATGGCACCACAT AGAAGTGCCAACCTGTATGGCTCCCACCCTTTCTTCCTGGTCCAAGAAGGTGATGGACAGGCACATGGAGTCTTCCTTCTCAACAGCAATGCAATGG AAGTGTTTATGCAGCCTGCTCCAGCATTAACATGGGTGACCATTGGAGGAATTCTGGACTTCTTCATCTTCTTGGGCCCGAGTCCTCAGAGTGTGATTCAACAGTATCAGGAGGTTATAG GATATCCTATGATGCCTCCCTACTGGTCACTGGGTTTTCATCTGTGTCGTTGGGGTTATACCTCCACCAACATCACTAGGACAGTAGTTCAGCTCATGCGGCAGGCCAAGATACCTTTG GATGTACAGTGGAATGACCTTGATTATGCAGACCAAAGAAGAGTCTTTACTTTCGACCCGCAGCGGTTTGGAGATTTGCCTCAAATGGTGGAAGATTTCCATCAGCTGGGGATGAAATATGTGCTCATTCTT GATCCAGGCATCAGCAGCGCGAGTCCTCCTGGTTCATACAAACCGTTTGACGATGGACTGAAGAAAGGAGTTTTCATCAACAACTCCACTGGACAGATCCTTATTGGGAAG GTATGGCCGGGTCCGACTGCATTCCCAGATTTCACCAATCCTACAACACAGGACTGGTGGATGGACTGGATCAAAGACTTTTACAACAAGGTACCTGTGGATGGACTTTGGATA GACATGAATGAGCCTTCAAATTTTGTCCAGGGCTCTGTGGATGGATGTCCTGACTCTGAATTGGAGAAACCACCATATACACCAG GTGTGATTGGAGGCCAGTTAAACTCAGGAACTCTGTGTGTGTCCGCACAGCAGTATCTGTCCAATCATTACAATCTACACAACCTCTATGGGCTGACCGAAGCCATCGCCACTCACAG GGCACTGCTAAAAGTGAAGAAAACTCGGCCGTTTGTTTTATCTCGATCATCTTTTCCGGGACTGGGTCGTTTCTCTGCACACTGGACAGGAGATGTGCGAAGTGACTGGGAACAACTGCGCTTTTCAATACCCG CTGTGCTCCTGTTTGGACTGTATGGCATTCCATTAGTGGGAGCTGATGTTTGTGGATTTGGTGGAGACACTAACGAAGAGCTGTGTGTGCGCTGGACACAACTTGGAGCCTTTTACCCCTTCATGAGAAACCACAATGACAGACCTAATGCT CCTCAGGAGCCATATGTATTTAGTCAGCGAGCCCAGGATGCCATGAGGATGGTGATTAATCTTCGATATTCTCTCCTGCCCTTCCTCTACACACTCTTCCATCACGCGCACACCTCCGCCAGCACCGTGGCCCGCCCTCTCTTCCTTCA GTTCCCCACTGATCCAGATTGCAGGAGCATTGACAGACAGTTCCTGTGGGGGAGTTCACTGCTCATCAGTCCAGTTCTGGAGCAGGGAGCAGTGGAGGTGATGGCGTATCTCCCCCCGGGGACTTGGTACAGTCTGCACAAT GGCCAAACATATTACAGTAAAGGACAATACATTGTGTTTCCTGCTTCGTTGGACACCATCATCGTTCACGTGAGAGAGAGGAGCATCATCCCACAGCAG GCTCCTGCTCTGACCACTGCAATATCTCGCAAAAACCCTTTCACCCTAACGGTGGGACTGTCAGTGGGAAATTTGGCCAAAGGAGAACTTTTTTGGGATGATGGAGAAAGTCTGGATACTTTTGAGCGGGGAGATTATTCATATCTTCTCTTCTTTGCTGAAGAG
- the gaa gene encoding lysosomal alpha-glucosidase isoform X3, with translation MAIIRCLNTFAVLTCVLLIIVYEDNTICVAFSPSKERQHSSNISYRIIKAQKYSHNVSTVPRDQCGIAVERRIDCARDRSLSRAECESRGCCYLPLPQSGLRGPPWCFYTVFYPGYKMGPMLPTERGHRAILTRSAPSYLPRDIHTLQLDVMAETQDRLHLTLKDPTSPRYEVPFVKSQSKGHKSMENPLYDVDFQPEPFGFSVRRKSNGRVLLNTTIGPLLFADQYLQLSTSLASSTVSGLGEHYTPITLDLDWSSVSLWNRDMAPHRSANLYGSHPFFLVQEGDGQAHGVFLLNSNAMEVFMQPAPALTWVTIGGILDFFIFLGPSPQSVIQQYQEVIGYPMMPPYWSLGFHLCRWGYTSTNITRTVVQLMRQAKIPLDVQWNDLDYADQRRVFTFDPQRFGDLPQMVEDFHQLGMKYVLILDPGISSASPPGSYKPFDDGLKKGVFINNSTGQILIGKVWPGPTAFPDFTNPTTQDWWMDWIKDFYNKVPVDGLWIDMNEPSNFVQGSVDGCPDSELEKPPYTPGVIGGQLNSGTLCVSAQQYLSNHYNLHNLYGLTEAIATHRALLKVKKTRPFVLSRSSFPGLGRFSAHWTGDVRSDWEQLRFSIPAVLLFGLYGIPLVGADVCGFGGDTNEELCVRWTQLGAFYPFMRNHNDRPNAYLSSSIRLEGKQRCTAIFRYLQSCSIGFRSGLWLGHSVTFTELL, from the exons ATGGCCATAATTAGATGTTTAAACACATTTGCAGTACTGACTTGTGTACTTCTTATCATTGTGTATGAAGACAACACTATTTGTGTTGCATTTTCACCATCAAAAGAAAGGCAGCATAGTTCAAATATCTCATACAGGATCATTAAAGCACAGAAGTACAGTCATAATGTATCAACTGTTCCTAGAGATCAGTGTGGCATAGCTGTGGAGCGCCGCATTGACTGTGCTAGGGACAGATCTTTGAGTCGGGCTGAATGTGAAAGCAGAGGATGCTGTTATTTGCCCCTGCCTCAGTCTGGATTAAGAGGACCACCGTGGTGTTTCTACACAGTCTTCTACCCAGGATACAAAATGGGGCCCATGTTGCCTACAGAACGGGGCCACAGGGCCATTCTCACTCGTTCAGCACCTTCATACCTGCCCCGGGACATCCACACACTGCAGCTAGATGTGATGGCTGAGACTCAGGATCGTCTTCATCTCACT TTGAAGGATCCTACATCTCCACGATATGAGGTTCCCTTTGTGAAGTCCCAATCCAAAGGCCACAAGAGCATGGAAAATCCACTTTATGATGTTGATTTCCAGCCAGAACCATTTGGGTTTAGTGTACGGCGAAAATCCAATGGCCGTGTTCT TCTGAACACTACAATAGGCCCTCTGCTGTTTGCAGATCAGTATCTCCAGCTCTCTACCAGCCTGGCTTCCTCTACAGTCTCGGGACTGGGTGAACATTACACTCCCATCACGCTGGACCTCGACTGGAGCTCTGTTTCATTATGGAACAGAGACATGGCACCACAT AGAAGTGCCAACCTGTATGGCTCCCACCCTTTCTTCCTGGTCCAAGAAGGTGATGGACAGGCACATGGAGTCTTCCTTCTCAACAGCAATGCAATGG AAGTGTTTATGCAGCCTGCTCCAGCATTAACATGGGTGACCATTGGAGGAATTCTGGACTTCTTCATCTTCTTGGGCCCGAGTCCTCAGAGTGTGATTCAACAGTATCAGGAGGTTATAG GATATCCTATGATGCCTCCCTACTGGTCACTGGGTTTTCATCTGTGTCGTTGGGGTTATACCTCCACCAACATCACTAGGACAGTAGTTCAGCTCATGCGGCAGGCCAAGATACCTTTG GATGTACAGTGGAATGACCTTGATTATGCAGACCAAAGAAGAGTCTTTACTTTCGACCCGCAGCGGTTTGGAGATTTGCCTCAAATGGTGGAAGATTTCCATCAGCTGGGGATGAAATATGTGCTCATTCTT GATCCAGGCATCAGCAGCGCGAGTCCTCCTGGTTCATACAAACCGTTTGACGATGGACTGAAGAAAGGAGTTTTCATCAACAACTCCACTGGACAGATCCTTATTGGGAAG GTATGGCCGGGTCCGACTGCATTCCCAGATTTCACCAATCCTACAACACAGGACTGGTGGATGGACTGGATCAAAGACTTTTACAACAAGGTACCTGTGGATGGACTTTGGATA GACATGAATGAGCCTTCAAATTTTGTCCAGGGCTCTGTGGATGGATGTCCTGACTCTGAATTGGAGAAACCACCATATACACCAG GTGTGATTGGAGGCCAGTTAAACTCAGGAACTCTGTGTGTGTCCGCACAGCAGTATCTGTCCAATCATTACAATCTACACAACCTCTATGGGCTGACCGAAGCCATCGCCACTCACAG GGCACTGCTAAAAGTGAAGAAAACTCGGCCGTTTGTTTTATCTCGATCATCTTTTCCGGGACTGGGTCGTTTCTCTGCACACTGGACAGGAGATGTGCGAAGTGACTGGGAACAACTGCGCTTTTCAATACCCG CTGTGCTCCTGTTTGGACTGTATGGCATTCCATTAGTGGGAGCTGATGTTTGTGGATTTGGTGGAGACACTAACGAAGAGCTGTGTGTGCGCTGGACACAACTTGGAGCCTTTTACCCCTTCATGAGAAACCACAATGACAGACCTAATGCT tacctctcaagctctattaggttggaggggaagcaacggtgtacagccattttcagatatctccagagttgttcaataggatttaggtctgggctctggctgggccactcagtgacattcacagagttgttgtga
- the gaa gene encoding lysosomal alpha-glucosidase isoform X2 codes for MENPLYDVDFQPEPFGFSVRRKSNGRVLLNTTIGPLLFADQYLQLSTSLASSTVSGLGEHYTPITLDLDWSSVSLWNRDMAPHRSANLYGSHPFFLVQEGDGQAHGVFLLNSNAMEVFMQPAPALTWVTIGGILDFFIFLGPSPQSVIQQYQEVIGYPMMPPYWSLGFHLCRWGYTSTNITRTVVQLMRQAKIPLDVQWNDLDYADQRRVFTFDPQRFGDLPQMVEDFHQLGMKYVLILDPGISSASPPGSYKPFDDGLKKGVFINNSTGQILIGKVWPGPTAFPDFTNPTTQDWWMDWIKDFYNKVPVDGLWIDMNEPSNFVQGSVDGCPDSELEKPPYTPGVIGGQLNSGTLCVSAQQYLSNHYNLHNLYGLTEAIATHRALLKVKKTRPFVLSRSSFPGLGRFSAHWTGDVRSDWEQLRFSIPAVLLFGLYGIPLVGADVCGFGGDTNEELCVRWTQLGAFYPFMRNHNDRPNAPQEPYVFSQRAQDAMRMVINLRYSLLPFLYTLFHHAHTSASTVARPLFLQFPTDPDCRSIDRQFLWGSSLLISPVLEQGAVEVMAYLPPGTWYSLHNGQTYYSKGQYIVFPASLDTIIVHVRERSIIPQQAPALTTAISRKNPFTLTVGLSVGNLAKGELFWDDGESLDTFERGDYSYLLFFAEESYVVSKPIKLNGSLDGLVLGEVRVFGVQTPPTAVWANGQKVPDFSYRLDTKVLTVAGLELPMTAKITIQWS; via the exons ATGGAAAATCCACTTTATGATGTTGATTTCCAGCCAGAACCATTTGGGTTTAGTGTACGGCGAAAATCCAATGGCCGTGTTCT TCTGAACACTACAATAGGCCCTCTGCTGTTTGCAGATCAGTATCTCCAGCTCTCTACCAGCCTGGCTTCCTCTACAGTCTCGGGACTGGGTGAACATTACACTCCCATCACGCTGGACCTCGACTGGAGCTCTGTTTCATTATGGAACAGAGACATGGCACCACAT AGAAGTGCCAACCTGTATGGCTCCCACCCTTTCTTCCTGGTCCAAGAAGGTGATGGACAGGCACATGGAGTCTTCCTTCTCAACAGCAATGCAATGG AAGTGTTTATGCAGCCTGCTCCAGCATTAACATGGGTGACCATTGGAGGAATTCTGGACTTCTTCATCTTCTTGGGCCCGAGTCCTCAGAGTGTGATTCAACAGTATCAGGAGGTTATAG GATATCCTATGATGCCTCCCTACTGGTCACTGGGTTTTCATCTGTGTCGTTGGGGTTATACCTCCACCAACATCACTAGGACAGTAGTTCAGCTCATGCGGCAGGCCAAGATACCTTTG GATGTACAGTGGAATGACCTTGATTATGCAGACCAAAGAAGAGTCTTTACTTTCGACCCGCAGCGGTTTGGAGATTTGCCTCAAATGGTGGAAGATTTCCATCAGCTGGGGATGAAATATGTGCTCATTCTT GATCCAGGCATCAGCAGCGCGAGTCCTCCTGGTTCATACAAACCGTTTGACGATGGACTGAAGAAAGGAGTTTTCATCAACAACTCCACTGGACAGATCCTTATTGGGAAG GTATGGCCGGGTCCGACTGCATTCCCAGATTTCACCAATCCTACAACACAGGACTGGTGGATGGACTGGATCAAAGACTTTTACAACAAGGTACCTGTGGATGGACTTTGGATA GACATGAATGAGCCTTCAAATTTTGTCCAGGGCTCTGTGGATGGATGTCCTGACTCTGAATTGGAGAAACCACCATATACACCAG GTGTGATTGGAGGCCAGTTAAACTCAGGAACTCTGTGTGTGTCCGCACAGCAGTATCTGTCCAATCATTACAATCTACACAACCTCTATGGGCTGACCGAAGCCATCGCCACTCACAG GGCACTGCTAAAAGTGAAGAAAACTCGGCCGTTTGTTTTATCTCGATCATCTTTTCCGGGACTGGGTCGTTTCTCTGCACACTGGACAGGAGATGTGCGAAGTGACTGGGAACAACTGCGCTTTTCAATACCCG CTGTGCTCCTGTTTGGACTGTATGGCATTCCATTAGTGGGAGCTGATGTTTGTGGATTTGGTGGAGACACTAACGAAGAGCTGTGTGTGCGCTGGACACAACTTGGAGCCTTTTACCCCTTCATGAGAAACCACAATGACAGACCTAATGCT CCTCAGGAGCCATATGTATTTAGTCAGCGAGCCCAGGATGCCATGAGGATGGTGATTAATCTTCGATATTCTCTCCTGCCCTTCCTCTACACACTCTTCCATCACGCGCACACCTCCGCCAGCACCGTGGCCCGCCCTCTCTTCCTTCA GTTCCCCACTGATCCAGATTGCAGGAGCATTGACAGACAGTTCCTGTGGGGGAGTTCACTGCTCATCAGTCCAGTTCTGGAGCAGGGAGCAGTGGAGGTGATGGCGTATCTCCCCCCGGGGACTTGGTACAGTCTGCACAAT GGCCAAACATATTACAGTAAAGGACAATACATTGTGTTTCCTGCTTCGTTGGACACCATCATCGTTCACGTGAGAGAGAGGAGCATCATCCCACAGCAG GCTCCTGCTCTGACCACTGCAATATCTCGCAAAAACCCTTTCACCCTAACGGTGGGACTGTCAGTGGGAAATTTGGCCAAAGGAGAACTTTTTTGGGATGATGGAGAAAGTCTGGATACTTTTGAGCGGGGAGATTATTCATATCTTCTCTTCTTTGCTGAAGAG